In a single window of the Spirochaeta isovalerica genome:
- the htpG gene encoding molecular chaperone HtpG — MGKKKFKTEVDQLLHLLIHSLYSHSEIFLRELISNSSDALDKLKYLTVADENYKNITFEPRIDIKIDEENHKTLTISDTGIGMNDKDLEESLGTIARSGTKNFLSQLSGDAVKDSNLIGQFGVGFYSIFMVADKVEVLTRKAGEEKGWSWTSDGKSGYTLVEKEKETHGTDVILHLNEKGSEYDNRWQLEQITKKYSNHIAFPIFLHYESKRYEGEGDDRKEIKENKVEQINSASALWKRSKSELKDEDYNEFYKTITGESEEPMMTMHTKAEGTLEYTTLFYVPKKAPMDMFYADYKPGVKLYVRRVFITDDEKELLPTYLRFIKGVIDSEDLPLNVSREILQQNRVMNNIRTASVKKILSELKKFSDDKDKYAEFIEQYNRPLKEGVYSDYANKEELLELVRYKSTKVEGWTSLQEYKDRMQVDQKGIYYITGDNEKTLRNSPLLEAYKKKDIEVLIMDDEIDEIVAPMIGTFKESELKAVNKSGAMDDLKTEEDEKKEEEMKPLLEKIKAALGEAVKDVVASSRLHDSPSCIVVDENDPTAQMQQMLKQMGQTDIPEIKPILEINPDHEIVKKMESSSDEDLIKDASLLLLDQAMMVEGMELKDPSEFAKRLNRVIAKSL, encoded by the coding sequence ATGGGGAAAAAAAAGTTTAAGACGGAAGTGGATCAGCTGCTTCATCTGCTGATTCACTCACTTTACTCTCACAGCGAAATCTTCCTGAGAGAGCTTATTTCCAACTCATCAGACGCACTGGACAAGCTGAAATACCTGACAGTTGCCGATGAAAACTATAAAAACATTACTTTCGAACCCAGAATCGACATTAAAATCGATGAAGAAAACCACAAGACCCTGACTATTTCCGATACGGGAATCGGTATGAACGACAAGGATCTGGAAGAGTCTCTGGGAACAATCGCCCGTTCGGGAACCAAGAACTTCCTGAGCCAGCTCTCCGGAGACGCCGTTAAAGACTCGAACCTGATCGGCCAGTTCGGCGTCGGTTTCTATTCCATCTTCATGGTTGCCGACAAAGTTGAAGTTCTCACCAGAAAAGCCGGTGAAGAGAAGGGATGGAGCTGGACCAGCGACGGCAAGAGCGGCTATACCCTTGTTGAAAAAGAGAAGGAGACCCACGGGACCGATGTGATTCTTCACCTCAACGAGAAGGGCAGCGAATACGACAACCGCTGGCAGTTGGAGCAGATAACCAAGAAATACTCCAACCATATCGCTTTCCCGATCTTCCTCCATTACGAGTCCAAGCGCTATGAAGGCGAAGGGGACGACAGAAAAGAGATTAAAGAGAACAAGGTTGAGCAGATCAACTCTGCCTCGGCTCTCTGGAAGCGGTCCAAATCCGAACTGAAAGACGAAGATTACAACGAATTCTATAAAACCATCACCGGAGAAAGTGAAGAGCCGATGATGACGATGCATACAAAAGCAGAAGGTACTCTCGAGTACACGACCCTTTTCTATGTTCCGAAAAAAGCACCCATGGACATGTTCTACGCCGACTACAAGCCGGGTGTTAAGCTCTATGTCCGCCGTGTTTTCATTACAGATGATGAAAAGGAGCTTCTGCCCACATACCTTCGCTTCATAAAAGGTGTAATCGATTCGGAAGATCTGCCTCTCAATGTAAGCCGCGAAATCCTCCAGCAGAACCGCGTTATGAACAATATCAGAACCGCTTCTGTTAAGAAGATTCTCTCTGAACTGAAAAAGTTCTCTGATGACAAGGACAAATACGCCGAGTTTATCGAGCAGTACAACCGTCCCCTCAAAGAAGGGGTTTACTCCGATTACGCCAACAAGGAAGAGCTTCTCGAGCTTGTCCGCTACAAATCGACCAAGGTTGAAGGATGGACAAGCCTCCAGGAGTACAAGGACAGAATGCAGGTGGATCAGAAAGGGATCTACTACATTACCGGAGACAACGAGAAGACCTTGAGAAACTCTCCTCTTCTCGAAGCCTATAAGAAAAAAGATATCGAAGTCCTGATTATGGATGATGAGATCGATGAAATCGTCGCACCCATGATCGGAACGTTCAAAGAATCCGAGCTCAAGGCTGTCAATAAGTCCGGGGCAATGGATGACCTGAAGACCGAAGAAGATGAAAAGAAAGAAGAGGAAATGAAACCCCTTCTCGAAAAGATTAAAGCCGCTCTCGGTGAAGCTGTTAAAGATGTCGTCGCTTCAAGCCGTCTCCACGATTCGCCTTCCTGTATCGTTGTTGATGAGAATGACCCGACTGCCCAGATGCAGCAGATGCTGAAACAGATGGGGCAGACGGATATTCCCGAAATCAAACCGATTCTCGAAATCAACCCCGATCACGAGATCGTTAAGAAGATGGAAAGCAGCAGCGATGAGGATCTGATCAAAGATGCCAGCCTCCTGCTGCTCGATCAGGCCATGATGGTAGAGGGGATGGAACTGAAAGATCCTTCGGAATTTGCCAAGAGACTGAACAGAGTCATTGCCAAATCCTTATAG
- a CDS encoding aminopeptidase translates to MDKLQEYADVILTSGVNLKKGQKLNIACSYGSYGFARLLGERAYDQGAGFVNIEIRDNYLARARAANQEGAQLEYFPLFSQVQSAQCVSEEWAYISIDNTDESHVLKDADADKIQTMTKTSRKGRDILLTSLMKDKIPWNIVAFPNETWAKEVLGDDATAEELWKVLKPILRLDQNDPVAAWREHSETLRRRCRKLEEMKIDSLRFTDGDGTDLYLGIPKGSKWEGGGALLPDGRAFMPNIPTEEVFTTPDRLRTEGFVKVRKPLQVLETRVEGAWFRFKAGKVVEFGAEVGEEILGKFLAIDEGATMLGEIALVDGSSKIAESGKLFGSILFDENASSHMALGFGFPGSVPGGDAMTEDELRDAGCNTSMVHIDFMIGWEKTNVTAMDKSGKEITIMKDGTFVI, encoded by the coding sequence ATGGATAAATTGCAGGAATACGCCGATGTCATTCTGACTTCAGGCGTCAATCTTAAAAAAGGACAGAAACTTAATATAGCCTGCAGCTACGGAAGCTATGGCTTCGCCAGGCTGCTTGGAGAGCGGGCCTATGATCAGGGCGCAGGATTCGTCAATATCGAAATACGGGATAATTATCTGGCGAGAGCGAGAGCGGCAAACCAGGAAGGTGCCCAGCTTGAATACTTTCCTCTCTTCAGCCAGGTTCAGTCGGCCCAATGCGTTTCCGAGGAATGGGCTTACATAAGCATCGATAACACCGATGAATCCCATGTTCTGAAGGATGCTGATGCCGATAAAATTCAAACCATGACGAAAACCAGCCGCAAGGGAAGAGACATTCTGTTAACCTCTCTGATGAAAGATAAAATCCCCTGGAACATTGTCGCTTTCCCCAATGAAACCTGGGCGAAGGAAGTTCTGGGAGATGACGCTACGGCGGAAGAGCTCTGGAAAGTTCTGAAACCGATTCTCCGCCTCGACCAGAATGACCCTGTTGCCGCATGGAGAGAACACAGCGAAACGCTGAGAAGGCGATGCCGGAAACTTGAAGAGATGAAGATTGACTCCCTCCGCTTTACCGACGGCGACGGGACTGACCTTTATCTCGGTATTCCTAAGGGATCAAAATGGGAAGGCGGAGGAGCCTTGCTCCCCGACGGAAGGGCTTTTATGCCTAACATTCCGACAGAAGAGGTTTTTACCACACCCGACAGATTGCGAACGGAGGGATTTGTCAAAGTGAGAAAGCCTCTTCAGGTCCTCGAAACAAGAGTCGAAGGAGCCTGGTTCCGCTTCAAAGCCGGTAAAGTGGTGGAGTTCGGAGCCGAAGTGGGTGAAGAGATCCTCGGGAAATTCCTTGCTATTGATGAAGGAGCTACCATGCTGGGAGAAATTGCTCTGGTTGACGGGTCTTCCAAAATCGCTGAATCGGGCAAATTGTTCGGATCGATTCTCTTTGATGAAAACGCCTCCAGCCATATGGCTCTGGGATTCGGATTCCCCGGATCGGTTCCCGGCGGCGATGCCATGACCGAAGATGAACTCCGCGACGCCGGCTGCAATACTTCTATGGTTCATATCGACTTTATGATCGGCTGGGAGAAAACAAATGTGACAGCCATGGACAAATCGGGGAAGGAAATCACTATAATGAAAGATGGAACCTTTGTAATTTAA
- a CDS encoding CBS domain-containing protein: protein MNILLGHTNMDLDCIGSIVMARYLYPDYVPVKSRLIHPVANNLYNLYQNHLGFINPIELENEQVDHVVVFDTRSRKRIREYFDRLGADWQGKIDIYDHHVNDSMDIPGAELNECVYGSNTSFICEKVMEKGSVIHPDDATIALCGIFADTGNFTHQNVCAQDFAAAAWLMEMGANKSIAMKFLSKLSEEYQVTLFHQVLNNITIRNIHGHSVAIVYMELESQVNGMAAVIEKAFEIEHCDAIFGIFCFCDSENSLIIGRSRKEKIDMVSILGDWGGGGHTRAGSALLKKRFGTTVKDEFLLHLESMLLPAIKARDLMTAEVLTINENKTVLECSLYLEEISHTGVPVENDAGQLCGMITLRDISKARKVDQMHSRIKGYMTKKVFSCHPDASVRKIESLFNQHHVGHLPVVDEEMKILGIVTRRDYLDFLENIKG, encoded by the coding sequence ATGAACATCTTACTGGGCCATACCAATATGGATCTCGACTGTATCGGATCGATTGTTATGGCCCGATACCTTTATCCCGATTATGTGCCGGTGAAAAGCCGGCTTATCCATCCTGTTGCTAATAATCTCTATAACCTTTATCAGAATCATCTCGGATTTATCAATCCCATCGAACTGGAGAATGAACAGGTCGATCATGTGGTTGTTTTCGATACGAGGTCGCGGAAGCGGATCCGGGAGTATTTTGACCGGCTGGGTGCGGACTGGCAGGGAAAAATCGACATCTACGATCATCATGTCAACGATTCGATGGATATACCCGGCGCAGAGCTGAATGAATGCGTGTATGGATCAAATACGTCATTTATCTGTGAAAAAGTGATGGAAAAGGGATCGGTCATCCATCCCGACGACGCGACAATCGCTTTGTGCGGCATATTCGCCGACACGGGAAACTTTACCCATCAGAATGTCTGTGCCCAGGATTTCGCCGCAGCGGCCTGGCTTATGGAAATGGGGGCGAATAAATCGATCGCCATGAAATTCCTGAGCAAGCTGAGCGAAGAGTATCAGGTGACCCTGTTTCATCAGGTCCTCAATAATATCACCATCCGCAATATTCACGGCCATTCTGTAGCCATTGTCTATATGGAGCTGGAGAGCCAGGTCAATGGAATGGCGGCGGTTATAGAAAAAGCTTTCGAGATAGAGCATTGCGACGCTATTTTCGGCATTTTCTGTTTCTGCGATTCCGAGAACTCCCTGATTATAGGAAGGAGCCGGAAAGAAAAAATCGATATGGTTTCCATTCTGGGCGACTGGGGCGGAGGAGGCCATACCAGGGCCGGCTCAGCACTTTTGAAAAAGCGGTTCGGCACAACGGTGAAAGATGAATTCCTGCTCCACCTGGAATCCATGCTTCTACCTGCCATAAAAGCCAGAGATCTGATGACAGCCGAAGTCTTGACGATTAATGAGAACAAAACGGTTCTGGAGTGCTCTCTTTATCTGGAGGAGATTTCCCATACCGGCGTACCTGTTGAAAATGATGCGGGACAGCTTTGCGGAATGATAACTCTCAGAGATATAAGCAAAGCCCGTAAAGTTGATCAGATGCATTCGAGAATAAAAGGATATATGACAAAGAAAGTGTTTTCCTGCCATCCCGATGCTTCGGTTCGGAAGATAGAATCGCTATTCAACCAGCACCATGTCGGGCACCTTCCGGTCGTAGATGAAGAGATGAAGATTCTGGGAATTGTGACCAGAAGGGATTATCTTGATTTTCTGGAGAACATTAAGGGATGA
- the aroA gene encoding 3-phosphoshikimate 1-carboxyvinyltransferase translates to MIAEAGPSRLKGSINIPASKSHSIRALLIATLADGTSTLTNLLDSADVRSCMEACRALGARITSENGTFTVVGTGGKLTAPQDPIDVGNSGTTIYLIASLAGLTDKPITFDGDEQIRNRSAANLLNALSELGANVKSSERGCAPFTISGPAAGGEISIECPTSQYLSSLLLAAPLFNGETIINVPLLNEQPYAEITLRWLDEQGIRYTNENFKRFIIPGGQKYKAFNKAIPADFSSGTFFLCAAAITGSELTLNGLDMTDSQGDKDVVHMLEKLGCETEIGADYITIKGRPMKGCTLDLNATPDALPALAVTACYAEGETHLANVPQARMKETDRIDVMTKELRKMGAHIDELEDGMIIRKSKLTGTDVKGHGDHRVVMSLAIAALGASGVNRIDTAEAVDITFPGFFELLNKLRA, encoded by the coding sequence ATGATTGCCGAAGCCGGACCTTCCAGATTAAAGGGATCAATAAACATCCCCGCATCAAAATCCCATTCCATCAGAGCGCTGCTCATCGCAACATTGGCCGATGGCACCAGCACGCTGACCAACCTCCTCGATTCCGCCGATGTGCGGTCCTGCATGGAAGCCTGCCGGGCTCTTGGAGCCCGAATTACATCTGAAAACGGAACTTTTACTGTCGTAGGGACCGGAGGAAAACTGACTGCTCCGCAAGACCCTATCGATGTGGGCAATTCCGGAACCACCATTTACCTGATAGCATCTCTTGCCGGGTTAACCGACAAGCCGATTACTTTTGATGGAGACGAACAGATCCGAAACCGATCTGCCGCCAACCTGCTCAACGCCCTTTCCGAACTGGGAGCCAATGTAAAATCTTCTGAGAGAGGTTGTGCCCCCTTTACCATTTCCGGACCAGCTGCGGGGGGGGAAATCTCAATAGAATGCCCTACCAGCCAATACCTTTCCAGCCTGCTTCTTGCGGCACCGCTCTTTAATGGGGAGACAATCATCAATGTTCCTCTGCTCAATGAACAGCCCTATGCAGAGATAACTCTTCGCTGGCTCGATGAACAGGGGATCAGATACACAAACGAAAACTTCAAACGCTTCATTATTCCAGGCGGGCAGAAATACAAGGCTTTCAACAAAGCGATACCTGCCGATTTTTCATCAGGAACCTTCTTCCTCTGTGCCGCTGCCATTACCGGATCGGAATTAACCCTGAACGGTCTGGATATGACAGATAGCCAGGGTGACAAGGACGTTGTTCATATGCTGGAAAAGCTCGGATGCGAAACCGAGATCGGTGCGGATTACATCACAATCAAGGGCCGGCCTATGAAAGGTTGTACTCTTGACCTCAATGCCACTCCGGACGCTCTGCCCGCTCTAGCTGTAACAGCCTGTTATGCCGAAGGGGAAACCCATCTGGCCAATGTTCCCCAGGCGCGAATGAAAGAAACCGACCGGATAGATGTGATGACTAAAGAGCTTCGCAAAATGGGGGCTCATATCGATGAGCTGGAAGACGGCATGATCATCCGGAAAAGCAAACTGACCGGGACCGATGTAAAAGGCCATGGAGACCATAGAGTGGTCATGTCTCTGGCTATTGCGGCTCTGGGAGCATCGGGAGTGAATAGGATTGATACTGCGGAAGCTGTCGATATTACTTTCCCGGGATTTTTCGAATTGCTGAATAAATTGAGAGCCTGA